The DNA region agagagagagagagagagagagagagactcaaatTGTTTAAATAACTTGatgaattaaaataagtaaataatgagATGAATATATGGTTGAACCAAATTAAAGAGGAATatgacatttttctttttctttggcttCAACCCAAACCACAGACACTTTATTAATATGTCTTCGTCCCACGCCACGCTCCTATACTCTCTCATTTGTAGTCCACGCGGCAGATTCCAATTCCCTTTAATCTCAAATTATTTAaggttttatatttatacactAATTGTAGGTATTATTAGTACAACAGATAAATCAATCAACTTTTGAACACCCTAAACTAGTTGTTTAATCAGAGAGTCtgtttttgttaatatgtaCTATTTCTTAAAAATCCAACCGAAAAAATCAACAGATTTCAAGTCTAAAAACAAATGGTACaaatatctccaaaaaaaaaaaatctgaaaaccaaaaaactaattaaagaaaaccTTAGAAAACAGGACAACCTTCAACTTGAATCCCAGGAGCAGTAGGACAAGCAGCAAGAGGACAGTTCTCACCTTTAGCACCCCACCAGTGATCGATCGATATACCATTCATCGTCAAACTAAAGTACAACAGCACTCCCATGAACGCCAAACCCGCGTCCAATGCTGCCGATAGCACGTAGTTATACCTCTGCCACCACCCTTTGTAGTACTTGAACACAAAGTAGTTGAATATCACACCTACAATGATCCAGCAGTTGAAGTTCACGCTTGTCGCTGGCGGCATTGCAGCTGTTGCTCCTAANNNNNNNNNNNNNNNNNNNNNNNNNNNNNNNNNNNNNNNNNNNNNNNNNNNNNNNNNNNNNNNNNNNNNNNNNNNNNNNNNNNNNNNNNNNNNNNNNNNNNNNNNNNNNNNNNNNNNNNNNNNNNNNNNNNNNNNNNNNNNNNNNNNNNNNNNNNNNNNNNNNNNNNNNNNNNNNNNNNNNNNNNNNNNNNNNNNNNNNNNNNNNNNNNNNNNNNNNNNNNNNNNNNNNNNNNNNNNNNNNNNNNNNNNNNNNNNNNNNNNNNNNNNNNNNNNNNNNNNNNNNNNNNNNNNNNNNNNNNNNNNNNNNNNNNNNNNNNNNNNNNNNNNNNNNNNNNNNNNNNNNNNNNNNNNNNNNNNNNNNNNNNNNNNNNNNNNNNNNNNNNNNNNNNNNNNNNNNNNNNNNNNNNNNNNNNNNNNNNNNNNNNNNNNNNNNNNNNNNNNNNNNNNNNNNNNNNNNNNNNNNNNNNNNNNNNNNNNNNNNNNNNNNNNNNNNNNNNNNNNNNNNNNNNNNNNNNNNNNNNNNNNNNNNNNNNNNNNNNNNNNNNNNNNNNNNNNNNNNNNNNNNNNNNNNNNNNNNNNNNNNNNNNNNNNNNNNNNNNNNNNNNNNNNNNNNNNNNNNNNNNNNNNNNNNNNNNNNNNNNNNNNNNNNNNNNNNNNNNNNNNNNNNNNNNNNNNNNNNNNNNNNNNNNNNNNNNNNNNNNNNNNNNNNNNNNNNNNNNNNNNNNNNNNNNNNNNNNNNNNNNNNNNNNNNNNNNNNNNNNNNNNNNNNNNNNNNNNNNNNNNNNNNNNNNNNNNNNNNNNNNNNNNNNNNNNNNNNNNNNNNNNNNNNNNNNNNNNNNNNNNNNNNNNNNNNNNNNNNNNNNNNNNNNNNNNNNNNNNNNNNNNNNNNNNNNNNNNNNNNNNNNNNNNNNNNNNNNNNNNNNNNNNNNNNNNNNNNNNNNNNNNNNNNNNNNNNNNNNNNNNNNNNNNNNNNNNNNNNNNNNNNNNNNNNNNNNNNNNNNNNNNNNNNNNNNNNNNNNNNNNNNNNNNNNNNNNNNNNNNNNNNNNNNNNNNNNNNNNNNNNNNNNNNNNNNNNNNNNNNNNNNNNNNNNNNNNNNNNNNNNNNNNNNNNNNNNNNNNNNNNNNNNNNNNNNNNNNNNNNNNNNNNNNNNNNNNNNNNNNNNNNNNNNNNNNNNNNNNNNNNNNNNNNNNNNNNNNNNNNNNNNNNNNNNNNNNNNNNNNNNNNNNNNNNNNNNNNNNNNNNNNNNNNNNNNNNNNNNNNNNNNNNNNNNNNNNNNNNNNNNNNNNNNNNNNNNNNNNNNNNNNNNNNNNNNNNNNNNNNNNNNNNNNNNNNNNNNNNNNNNNNNNNNNNNNNNNNNNNNNNNNNNNNNNNNNNNNNNNNNNNNNNNNNNNNNNNNNNNNNNNNNNNNNNNNNNNNNNNNNNNNNNNNNNNNNNNNNNNNNNNNNNNNNNNNNNNNNNNNNNNNNNNNNNNNNNNNNNNNNNNNNNNNNNNNNNNNNNNNNNNNNNNNNNNNNNNNNNNNNNNNNNNNNNNNNNNNNNNNNNNNNNNNNNNNNNNNNNNNNNNNNNNNNNNNNNNNNNNNNNNNNNNNNNNNNNNNNNNNNNNNNNNNNNNNNNNNNNNNNNNNNNNNNNNNNNNNNNNNNNNNNNNNNNNNNNNNNNNNNNNNNNNNNNNNNNNNNNNNNNNNNNNNNNNNNNNNNNNNNNNNNNNNNNNNNNNNNNNNNNNNNNNNNNNNNNNNNNNNNNNNNNNNNNNNNNNNNNNNNNNNNNNNNNNNNNNNNNNNNNNNNNNNNNNNNNNNNNNNNNNNNNNNNNNNNNNNNNNNNNNNNNNNNNNNNNNNNNNNNNNNNNNNNNNNNNNNNNNNNNNNNNNNNNNNNNNNNNNNNNNNNNNNNNNNNNNNNNNNNNNNNNNNNNNNNNNNNNNNNNNNNNNNNNNNNNNNNNNNNNNNNNNNNNNNNNNNNNNNNNNNNNNNNNNNNNNNNNNNNNNNNNNNNNNNNNNNNNNNNNNNNNNNNNNNNNNNNNNNNNNNNNNNNNNNNNNNNNNNNNNNNNNNNNNNNNNNNNNNNNNNNNNNNNNNNNNNNNNNNNNNNNNNNNNNNNNNNNNNNNNNNNNNNNNNNNNNNNNNNNNNNNNNNNNNNNNNNNNNNNNNNNNNNNNNNNNNNNNNNNNNNNNNNNNNNNNNNNNNNNNNNNNNNNNNNNNNNNNNNNNNNNNNNNNNNNNNNNNNNNNNNNNNNNNNNNNNNNNNNNNNNNNNNNNNNNNNNNNNNNNNNNNNNNNNNNNNNNNNNNNNNNNNNNNNNNNNNNNNNNNNNNNNNNNNNNNNNNNNNNNNNNNNNNNNNNNNNNNNNNNNNNNNNNNNNNNNNNNNNNNNNNNNNNNNNNNNNNNNNNNNNNNNNNNNNNNNNNNNNNNNNNNNNNNNNNNNNNNNNNNNNNNNNNNNNNNNNNNNNNNNNNNNNNNNNNNNNNNNNNNNNNNNNNNNNNNNNNNNNNNNNNNNNNNNNNNNNNNNNNNNNNNNNNNNNNNNNNNNNNNNNNNNNNNNNNNNNNNNNNNNNNNNNNNNNNNNNNNNNNNNNNNNNNNNNNNNNNNNNNNNNNNNNNNNNNNNNNNNNNNNNNNNNNNNNNNNNNNNNNNNNNNNNNNNNNNNNNNNNNNNNNNNNNNNNNNNNNNNNNNNNNNNNNNNNNNNNNNNNNNNNNNNNNNNNNNNNNNNNNNNNNNNNNNNNNNNNNNNNNNNNNNNNNNNNNNNNNNNNNNNNNNNNNNNNNNNNNNNNNNNNNNNNNNNNNNNNNNNNNNNNNNNNNNNNNNNNNNNNNNNNNNNNNNNNNNNNNNNNNNNNNNNNNNNNNNNNNNNNNNNNNNNNNNNNNNNNNNNNNNNNNNNNNNNNNNNNNNNNNNNNNNNNNNNNNNNNNNNNNNNNNNNNNNNNNNNNNNNNNNNNNNNNNNNNNNNNNNNNNNNNNNNNNNNNNNNNNNNNNNNNNNNNNNNNNNNNNNNNNNNNNNNNNNNNNNNNNNNNNNNNNNNNNNNNNNNNNNNNNNNNNNNNNNNNNNNNNNNNNNNNNNNNNNNNNNNNNNNNNNNNNNNNNNNNNNNNNNNNNNNNNNNNNNNNNNNNNNNNNNNNNNNNNNNNNNNNNNNNNNNNNNNNNNNNNNNNNNNNNNNNNNNNNNNNNNNNNNNNNNNNNNNNNNNNNNNNNNNNNNNNNNNNNNNNNNNNNNNNNNNNNNNNNNNNNNNNNNNNNNNNNNNNNNNNNNNNNNNNNNNNNNNNNNNNNNNNNNNNNNNNNNNNNNNNNNNNNNNNNNNNNNNNNNNNNNNNNNNNNNNNNNNNNNNNNNNNNNNNNNNNNNNNNNNNNNNNNNNNNNNNNNNNNNNNNNNNNNNNNNNNNNNNNNNNNNNNNNNNNNNNNNNNNNNNNNNNNNNNNNNNNNNNNNNNNNNNNNNNNNNNNNNNNNNNNNNNNNNNNNNNNNNNNNNNNNNNNNNNNNNNNNNNNNNNNNNNNNNNNNNNNNNNNNNNNNNNNNNNNNNNNNNNNNNNNNNNNNNNNNNNNNNNNNNNNNNNNNNNNNNNNNNNNNNNNNNNNNNNNNNNNNNNNNNNNNNNNNNNNNNNNNNNNNNNNNNNNNNNNNNNNNNNNNNNNNNNNNNNNNNNNNNNNNNNNNNNNNNNNNNNNNNNNNNNNNNNNNNNNNNNNNNNNNNNNNNNNNNNNNNNNNNNNNNNNNNNNNNNNNNNNNNNNNNNNNNNNNNNNNNNNNNNNNNNNNNNNNNNNNNNNNNNNNNNNNNNNNNNNNNNNNNNNNNNNNNNNNNNNNNNNNNNNNNNNNNNNNNNNNNNNNNNNNNNNNNNNNNNNNNNNNNNNNNNNNNNNNNNNNNNNNNNNNNNNNNNNNNNNNNNNNNNNNNNNNNNNNNNNNNNNNNNNNNNNNNNNNNNNNNNNNNNNNNNNNNNNNNNNNNNNNNNNNNNNNNNNNNNNNNNNNNNNNNNNNNNNNNNNNNNNNNNNNNNNNNNNNNNNNNNNNNNNNNNNNNNNNNNNNNNNNNNNNNNNNNNNNNNNNNNNNNNNNNNNNNNNNNNNNNNNNNNNNNNNNNNNNNNNNNNNNNNNNNNNNNNNNNNNNNNNNNNNNNNNNNNNNNNNNNNNNNNNNNNNNNNNNNNNNNNNNNNNNNNNNNNNNNNNNNNNNNNNNNNNNNNNNNNNNNNNNNNNNNNNNNNNNNNNNNNNNNNNNNNNNNNNNNNNNNNNNNNNNNNNNNNNNNNNNNNNNNNNNNNNNNNNNNNNNNNNNNNNNNNNNNNNNNNNNNNNNNNNNNNNNNNNNNNNNNNNNNNNNNNNNNNNNNNNNNNNNNNNNNNNNNNNNNNNNNNNNNNNNNNNNNNNNNNNNNNNNNNNNNNNNNNNNNNNNNNNNNNNNNNNNNNNNNNNNNNNNNNNNNNNNNNNNNNNNNNNNNNNNNNNNNNNNNNNNNNNNNNNNNNNNNNNNNNNNNNNNNNNNNNNNNNNNNNNNNNNNNNNNNNNNNNNNNNNNNNNNNNNNNNNNNNNNNNNNNNNNNNNNNNNNNNNNNNNNNNNNNNNNNNNNNNNNNNNNNNNNNNNNNNNNNNNNNNNNNNNNNNNNNNNNNNNNNNNNNNNNNNNNNNNNNNNNNNNNNNNNNNNNNNNNNNNNNNNNNNNNNNNNNNNNNNNNNNNNNNNNNNNNNNNNNNNNNNNNNNNNNNNNNNNNNNNNNNNNNNNNNNNNNNNNNNNNNNNNNNNNNNNNNNNNNNNNNNNNNNNNNNNNNNNNNNNNNNNNNNNNNNNNNNNNNNNNNNNNNNNNNNNNNNNNNNNNNNNNNNNNNNNNNNNNNNNNNNNNNNNNNNNNNNNNNNNNNNNNNNNNNNNNNNNNNNNNNNNNNNNNNNNNNNNNNNNNNNNNNNNNNNNNNNNNNNNNNNNNNNNNNNNNNNNNNNNNNNNNNNNNNNNNNNNNNNNNNNNNNNNNNNNNNNNNNNNNNNNNNNNNNNNNNNNNNNNNNNNNNNNNNNNNNNNNNNNNNNNNNNNNNNNNNNNNNNNNNNNNNNNNNNNNNNNNNNNNNNNNNNNNNNNNNNNNNNNNNNNNNNNNNNNNNNNNNNNNNNNNNNNNNNNNNNNNNNNNNNNNNNNNNNNNNNNNNNNNNNNNNNNNNNNNNNNNNNNNNNNNNNNNNNNNNNNNNNNNNNNNNNNNNNNNNNNNNNNNNNNNNNNNNNNNNNNNNNNNNNNNNNNNNNNNNNNNNNNNNNNNNNNNNNNNNNNNNNNNNNNNNNNNNNNNNNNNNNNNNNNNNNNNNNNNNNNNNNNNNNNNNNNNNNNNNNNNNNNNNNNNNNNNNNNNNNNNNNNNNNNNNNNNNNNNNNNNNNNNNNNNNNNNNNNNNNNNNNNNNNNNNNNNNNNNNNNNNNNNNNNNNNNNNNNNNNNNNNNNNNNNNNNNNNNNNNNNNNNNNNNNNNNNNNNNNNNNNNNNNNNNNNNNNNNNNNNNNNNNNNNNNNNNNNNNNNNNNNNNNNNNNNNNNNNNNNNNNNNNNNNNNNNNNNNNNNNNNNNNNNNNNNNNNNNNNNNNNNNNNNNNNNNNNNNNNNNNNNNNNNNNNNNNNNNNNNNNNNNNNNNNNNNNNNNNNNNNNNNNNNNNNNNNNNNNNNNNNNNNNNNNNNNNNNNNNNNNNNNNNNNNNNNNNNNNNNNNNNNNNNNNNNNNNNNNNNNNNNNNNNNNNNNNNNNNNNNNNNNNNNNNNNNNNNNNNNNNNNNNNNNNNNNNNNNNNNNNNNNNNNNNNNNNNNNNNNNNNNNNNNATACGATGGTGATTTCTTCTCCAGTCGCAGTCTCCATCTtcaattttttccaaaaaaaaaaaaaaaaagggaacttTAAATTTCACAGATGGGAAAGGGTAACGAAATCAATCACGGATCTTTTTAACCTCGTTTTCTcgggattttttcttttgagccgatgatatcttattataagaaaaagagagagagagagagagagagagagactcaaatTGTTTAAATAACTTGatgaattaaaataagtaaataatgagATGAATATATGGTTGAACCAAATTAAAGAGGAATatgacatttttctttttctttggcttCAACCCAAACCACAGACACTTTATTAATATGTCTTCGTCCCACGCCACGCTCCTATACTCTCTCATTTGTAGTCCACGCGGCAGATTCCAATTCCCTTTAATCTCAAATTATTTAaggttttatatttatacactAATTGTAGGTATTATTAGTACAACAGATAAATCAATCAACTTTTGAACACCCTAAACTAGTTGTTTAATCAGAGAGTCtgtttttgttaatatgtaCTATTTCTTAAAAATCCAACCGAAAAAATCAACAGATTTCAAGTCTAAAAACAAATGGTACaaatatctccaaaaaaaaaaaatctgaaaaccaaaaaactaattaaagaaaaccTTAGAAAACAGGACAACCTTCAACTTGAATCCCAGGAGCAGTAGGACAAGCAGCAAGAGGACAGTTCTCACCTTTAGCACCCCACCAGTGATCGATCGATATACCATTCATCGTCAAACTAAAGTACAACAGCACTCCCATGAACGCCAAACCCGCGTCCAATGCTGCCGATAGCACGTAGTTATACCTCTGCCACCACCCTTTGTAGTACTTGAACACAAAGTAGTTGAATATCACACCTACAATGATCCAGCAGTTGAAGTTCACGCTTGTCGCTGGCGGCATTGCAGCTGTTGCTCCTAACAGAACCGGCAGATTGATCTGGGATATCCACGTTCTTGTCGGGAAAGCTTTTTGGAGAAGCCATACCAAGACTGGTCCTATTAGTCCACCTAAGAAGAACCAGTTTAGTGCAGGGTAGTTTCCTAGCCGACCAAATATTCTCTTGGGTCCTACTAATCCCCAAATCACTGATGCGTCAAAGAAAACTCTGTCACTTGGACATGTCCATGGACTGTTCGGAGGTAGCAACTCTTTCTGGCAGATGTTCTCTACTGATGTAAGCAAGTACCATGCCACTGATACATTCACTGTTCCTGCTATCACCGTTCCTATGAGCTGGACTAAGAACATCGATCTTGGCGGTATCTTCATGTAATGGCCTAGCTTGAAGTCGTTGAGGAATGAAATAGCTTGTGACATACTTATGTACCCATAAGTTTTGAAACATACGTTAGCTATTGGTCTCCCTGGTAACAACACACCCATGAGATACTCTGTGATAATGTTCAGACCTGGAGTCTGTCGCAACATGAGTTTCAAAGtgagaaaacagaaaagattCCAAATCATGTTTCAAGGATTAAAAAAGTTGTGGTACCTGATTAGTTGTAGCAGTGATAATGCTGACTGGTACAGTAAAGGTTACAGCCATGAAAGATGCTAGAAGGAGTCCCCACCAAGGCATTTGGATCTGGTCTTTCATGAATATGCAGAGAACAAGAGATAGTACTATTGAGATAGCGAGCAGGCCATAAAACCACCAGCCTGGTATGTCTTTGTACTTCTTCATCAGCCTTGTGTGTATGTCCACTTTAGTCTTGGTTGAAGCTCGTACTTGTTGCCAAATTCCCCTAAGTTAAAAACAAGAGTAGTAATATTCATCAGCCACAAGTTAGTAGTCCTTAAGcttaatattgatatatatgcCAAGCTTACTTTCCATTGAAGAGCGCAACATGAGTCAGTGTGGAAACGATTGCTGCGAAACCAATCCCGTAACT from Camelina sativa cultivar DH55 chromosome 3, Cs, whole genome shotgun sequence includes:
- the LOC104778648 gene encoding oligopeptide transporter 2, yielding MAAIDESRKPEIIADDDEDESPVEEVRLTVSNHDDPSLPVWTFRMWFLGLLSCVLLSFLNTFFGYRTQPLMITMISVQVVTLPLGKLMARVLPETKYKIGSWEFSLNPGPFNVKEHVLISMFANAGAGFGSGTAYAVGIVDIIMAFYKRKISFLASWILVITTQILGYGWAGIMRKLVVDPAQMWWPTSVLQVSLFRALHEKDNARMSRGKFFVIAFVCSFAWYIFPAYLFLTLSSISWVCWAFPKSITAQQLGSGMSGLGIGAFALDWSVIASYLGSPLVTPFFAIVNVFVGYILVMYMVIPISYYGMNMYEANKFPIFSSDLFDKQGQLYNISTIVNDKFELDMGSYQQEGRVYLSTFFAISYGIGFAAIVSTLTHVALFNGKGIWQQVRASTKTKVDIHTRLMKKYKDIPGWWFYGLLAISIVLSLVLCIFMKDQIQMPWWGLLLASFMAVTFTVPVSIITATTNQTPGLNIITEYLMGVLLPGRPIANVCFKTYGYISMSQAISFLNDFKLGHYMKIPPRSMFLVQLIGTVIAGTVNVSVAWYLLTSVENICQKELLPPNSPWTCPSDRVFFDASVIWGLVGPKRIFGRLGNYPALNWFFLGGLIGPVLVWLLQKAFPTRTWISQINLPVLLGATAAMPPATSVNFNCWIIVGVIFNYFVFKYYKGWWQRYNYVLSAALDAGLAFMGVLLYFSLTMNGISIDHWWGAKGENCPLAACPTAPGIQVEGCPVF